The genomic window AACATATTTTAGACAGCGGCGCCAAAATCATCGGTTTTAGCGTTCAGTTTAGTTCTCTGCTTGTCAGTTTAGAGGTAGCTCGCAGGATTAAGGCTAAATCCAGGGATAGAATTATTGTTTTTGGAGGTCCGGACTGCTGCCGCCATTTACGGGGCTCAGAGATAATAAAAGAGGATTGCGTAGATGTCGTAGCGCTTGGCGAAGGAGACACAACATTATTAGAGTTAGTGAATATGGTAGAACTGGACGGCAAGGTAGAAAATTGCCCGGGCGCCTTACTTAAAAAAGAAGGGAAGATTTTTGATTGCGGCGACGGGATTGCAGTGAGAGATCTTGATCTTATCCCCTTTCCAGATTATAGCGATTTCAGAAAAGATATTATGGCCGGTCATTATCGTCAGCCCGAACGCCTAGAGATATTTGACAGCCGGGGATGCATTACTCGTTGCCATTTCTGCAGCGAATGGCAGTTTTGGCAAAATTATCGTTCCATGAGCGGAGAGAGAATATTCGAAGAGGTTGCTTATCAGATAAGGCGTTTTCCCGGAACGGAATATTTTTATTTTATCGGTTCACTCTTAAACGGGAATATAAAATCATTAAACAGGTTTTGTGATTTGGTAATACAGAATAGTCTGGTGGTAAGATGGGCCGGTCAGGCGGTAATAAGGCCAGAGATGAGCGCGGAACTTTTAGGAAAAATGAGAAAGGCCGGTTGCGAATGGTTGGGATATGGCATTGAAAGCGGCTCGCAGAGAGTAGTGGACAGCATGAATAAGCACTTCTTTATTGCGGATGCCGAAAGGGTATTAAGGGATACCCATCAGGCAGGGATTGGCACCCAGGTTAATTTTATGTTCGGCATTCCCACTGAGACATTGGAAGATTTTAAGGAAACACTGGAATTCCTTAAAAGAAACAGGGAGAACATTGATTCGGTTCTAGCAAGCCAATCGTTCTGCGTTTTAGACAAAGGCACATACCTTTACAACCATGCCGAGGAATTCGGCATCAGGAATCCCGATCATCATCTGTATTGGGAGACAGACGGCAACGATTATCCGGAGAGATTCAGAAGGTATGAGGAATTTTGTAGTCTAGCCCTGTCTTTGGGGCTTCCGGAGACATCGGGCGTACTAAGGTTGAAACCCGACAAATGGGCGCTCTTGGGGGATTATTACCTTTTCAAGAAAGACTATCCCATGGCCAAAGAGTGCTTTCTTAAATCTATGGAAAGAGAATCCAGCAACAATACGGTCTCTGCGAAATTAGAGCTATGCGTCAAAGATCCGGAGGGAGCTCCTGGCGCTGCCCAGCGGGCTGAACTGCAGATCTACCCGGCAGAAGTTGCCGGAGAGCTTAGCGGGATGCAACAGAAAATCAGGGATGCGCTTAGTCGCTTTGGCCTGGCGGGGAAATTACGCAACTTCCTTGCAATGGAAAAAGAGAAACAGGAGCGCAGGGAAGAATTGGAATCCCATCCTTACTGGTTGACCATTGATCCCGCAAATTTTTGCACCCTTAGGTGCCCTTTTTGCCCTACCGGACAGAATCGCGGCTCTAGGGAAAAAACCAAGCTTTCCTTCGATAGTTTTGAAAAGATAATAGATGAGCTAGGCCCGTATTTAATCCATATAGATTTCTGCAACTGGGGGGAGCCCCTTTTGAATAAAGACATCTATAAGATGATAAGATGCGCCAAGGGGTATGGTATCGACACAAAGATAGACTCAAACCTTAACGTTTTCAGCGAAGAGGACGCCGAGGACATCGTATCATCGGGGCTGGATAAGATAATCGTCTCGATTGACGGGGCAACTCAGGGGTCATATTCGAAATACAGGATAGGAGGGGATTTTAACGTCGCGTTAAATAACCTCAGGTTATTGATTGAGAAAAAAAGAGAGCTCCGCAAAGCAAATCCGTATATCTGCTGGCAGTTTCTTGTCTTCAGGCACAATGAGCACGAGACCGAAAAAGCGAAATCCATAGGCAGGGACCTGGGGGTTGACGACGTATCGATCACCAAGGCGTTTATCGGTAATAAAGATTGGATACCACTTAATGAGCACTACAGTCATTACAAAAATAGCGAGATTGGCGATGACCAGTATACCTCCGGCTATTTCAAGTCTGCCAACGAAGAATTCTGTAATTGGCCGTGGGAAGCAATAGTAATAAATTCCAACGGATCCGTTTCGCCATGCTGTTCTGTTGAAGACGAAAAATACGATTTCGCAAACATACTGAAGCAGCCGTTTAAAGAACTCTGGAATAACGAAAAGTATATCAGGGCAAGAAGGTTTATCGGCAAGAGAGGCGGATGCGGTAGAGATAACGCAAATATATGCCACGGATGCAGGCACTCAGGACTAATCAATATAGATATACTTTCTTGCCACTCGTTATTTAATCGCGATGATAATAAATAAAGGACACGCCGTTTATCTAAATAACCCCGGTTTTGATACAGAAGCAATATTATGAAAATCGCACTTATTCAATGCCCGGTATGGGGCACCTATGATCCGCCGCTCGCCTTAGCCCAGCTTTCCGCCTGTCTGAAGAAAGACGGACATGAGATATGCGCTCTGGATTTGAATATCGAGCTATATCTTAGCCGCCAGGAAAATTATAAGAATACCTGGGCCTGGGAACAATCTCTTTTTTGGTACAATCAGGAGTGCGTATCAAAATTTCTTGCCGATAACAAAGACACAATAAATAAATACGTAGAACAGATTGTTGACGGCGGATATGGCGTGGTTTGTTTTTCTGTAACGGCAGCTTCAAAACTGTCCAGTCTGGAATTAGCGCGGTCAATCAAGAAACGCAACAAGGGTATCATTATAATATTCGGAGGTACCCTATTTTTTGACAGGAATTTTATAAAAGTAATATTAAGCGACGCATCCGTAGATATCGTAGCATGCGGAGAAGGAGAAGTAACATTATCTGAATTGGCAAGGCTCATAGAAAATAAAGAACACTTAGATGCCTGCCGCGGGATAGCTTTTAAAAATAAAGGCATACGGGTTAACCCCGAACGGCCTTTAATCGGAGATTTGGATGATCTACCGTTTCTGGATTTTTCCCAATTGCCGCTATCCAACTATGACGATAAAGGCCACGTCGCATTTCTATCCAGTCGCGGTTGTTGGCAACAATGCGTATTCTGCAGTTCCCGGACATTCTGGGCCGGCTACCGCAGGATGAGCGCTAAGAGGATTTTTGATGAAATACACTTCCACTATAAAAATAATGACGAGGTTAGGCATATTGACTTCTTGGATTTGATGTTTAACGGAGATATAGAAGAGCTTAATTCATTCTGCGACCTGATGATTGGTTCTGAGTTAAAGGGGAGGATATGTTGGGCAGCTAATGCTATTATCAGGCCCGAGATGACCCCTGCGTTATTAAACAAGATGAAGGCGGCAGGCTGTAAGCATCTCATCTATGGCATCGAATCAGGGTCGCAGAAGGTATTGAATTTAATGAAAAAACGATACAGGATAGAAGATGCCGATATCGTAATCAAGGCTACCCATGAGGCCGGCATAGTAGTGACCGCTAATTTTATGTTTGGTTTCCCCGGAGAGAGCGAAGAAGATTTCGGGCAGACGCTTGGTTTTCTCAAGAGAAATGCCAGGTATCTGGATAGGGCTTATCCCAGCCGCACCTTTTGCGCCCTGGAGGAAGACAGTTATTTACACGCGCATTTAGAAGAATTCGGTATCAAGCCCAATCCGCCCAATCATTTATATTGGGAGTCGCTCGACAGCCAAAATACCTACCCCGAGCGACTGAGGCGATGCGAGGAATTCTGCAATCTCGCATCTTCCTTGGGGATCGAAGTAGCCAGCGGCGTACAGACATCCGTAGAGCTAGACCGCTGGTTTAATCTGCTGCATTACTACGAACAGAAAAAAGACATAAAGAACATGCTTCAGTGCTGCCTGAACTATTATAAATCAGAGCCCGATAACGAGTTCGTTGTGGGAAAAATTGAAAAATATTTTTATGGATTACAAGAAGAAGAAAGAGAAAAAATTCTCGGAGCGAGGTTATTCTCCGAATTGCAGATAGTTGTCAATAAGATAGGCTCCAAATGTTCTGCCCTCGCCTTAGTGTCAAATCAACAGGTAGAAAAGATTGGCAGAGAAAAAAGCTTTGCTTTAGCGATAGCCGAACAGCGGGACAATAAACAGCTCACCGAGACGGAATATCATAATAATGAGAGTAGCCTTAATTCCTGGCCAAGGGTTTTGTTCATTCAAGCCTCCGGACCATGCAATTCAAGTTGCGTATTTTGCTCCCGCGGCGATAATTACAAGATGTTTGACTTGGAGGAATTTAAGAAAGGTTTTGTTGAAAATTTCTACTTTTTGTTTTATATAGCGGAAAAGATTGTTTTAACGGGTTCAGGCGAATTTCTTCTTTTGCCCGAGGCAGAAAAAATATTGGATTATTTCGATGAAAATTTTCCGCATATAGAGAAGATGTTTGCGACCAACGGCTCGGGTCTCCTCCCCAGCATAGCTAAAAAAATCGTAGATAGTAAAAGCAGGTATACAATTCATTTTTCTTTACACGCTTCCAATCACAAGCTGCACAAAACCCTTACCCGGATGGATAATTTTTATAAGATATTAGGTCAATTGAAGTATTTACTTGATATCAGGAAAGACAAGGAGAGGCCAGCCGTCCACCTTACCTTTGTAGCTACAACCTTGAACATCGAGGACCTTCCTAACTTCGTCAGGTTGGCTTCCAACCTGGGAGTCGATAAGGTCGTATGTTATTATAACTATATATATGTACCTGCCCAGAAGTATCTCTCATGTTTTTTTAAACAGGATATTACCAACAGCGTGCTGGATGAAGCCGAAGATTTAGCAAGGAGTCTAAAGGTACAACTTGAGCTCCCCCCCAGGTTTAAACAGAAGGAATATCCCAAATTAGATATCTGCCGCGAGCCGTGGACGCAGGTAATGTTTGATATCGACGGTAATGTTTTGCCATGTGATGCCTCGGAAGACTTCCGAGGCAATCTCAAAAATGCCAAACATTTCCATGAGATTTGGAACGGGCAGCATTACCGCAGGTTAAGGGAGTCTTTAATTAATGGCACCAGCGATTGTTTTAAGTATTGTTTTAGGGCAAATCCGGCGGCGGTTAATGATTTTCGCTCCCATGTCATACGTAGAGGCAGGGAGGCGTCAGAAATAGATGTTTATTGGGGGGATAACTTTTAGTGGTCGAAAATAGCGTTCCTTTACGGTTTACCTGGGATATCCATTATAAGTGCAATTTCCGCTGTCCTTACTGCTGGTTTTATAAAAAATGGATAAGCGAAGGCAGGCGGTATCTTCTTCTTTCCCCCGACGAATGGCTTAAGCACTGGTTAAAGGTTCGCAATCGCTATGGAGAAGCAGATATCGCTATTACCGGCGGGGAACCGTTTCTTTATCCGAATTTTATCGAGATAATAAAAATACTGTCTTTGATACACAGGATAAAGATTACCACGAATATGTCAGGTGATATCGATACCTTTGTTAAGCAGATAGCCCCCAGCAGAGTAACGTTAGACCTGAATTTCCATCCGCTCTTTTCTGAAATAGGAAGTTTTATAGAAAAGACCCTTCTTTTAAAAAAGGCGGGTTTCCGGGCCGGCGTATGTTATTTGGCCTATCCTCCTCAAATGGGGCAGATAGATATTTTTAGAAGGCGTTTTGAGGAAGCGGGGATTAACTTTGCCCTTGCCGCTTTCTGGGGTGAATTTGAAGGCAAGAGATACCCGCAGAGCTACACTCCACAGGAGTTGGATTTTATACGTCCGTTTTTAGGAGACATCGACAGGATTGTTTATCATCTGGGCGCCGAAACCCCCCGCGGAAAACTCTGCAATGCGGGGTATACCTACGCAATTGTTCAAGGGGATGGTTATGTAGTAAGATGCGGTCAGTTAGCAGATAAGTTCATAGGAAATATTACGGATGAAGATTTTAATCTCTTTGATTCGCCAAAGGCCTGCGAAGCGGAGTTTTGCCCGTGCAATGAATACGTTAATTTAATCTAAAGAAAACTCGAGCCCCGGGTAGCCATCATGAATGAGACGTCTAAGTATTTCAGAAAAAACATATTTCCCAAGAGGGTATTTTTAAACTGGGAGGTTACTCATCAGTGCAATTATAATTGTTTGTACTGTTCAATTCATAAGCCATTAACGACTGAATCTCTGCCCCGCCTGTCTATGGGAAAAATGAAGGAGATAAGCTGCGGGATATATGAGAGCTACGGAAGTTGTCATATAAGATTTTCAGGAGGGGAGCCTTTTGTTTGCCCGGATTTTATCCAGTTTCTTCGGGTGCTTTCAGAGTATCATACCCTGGAAGTCTCGACCAATCTCTCTGCGGATGTAAATAATTTAAAGGAACGACTGTGTCCGGAGGGCCTGCTTTTATCAAGCAGTTTTCATCCGCAGTTCATTGATATCCACGAATTTCTAAAGAAGGTCCTATTTTTAAAAAATAGCGGGTTCGATATTTCGGTTACCTTTGTAGCATATCCTCCATTTTTGGCGCAACTAAAATATTATAGAGAGACCATAGAGAATAATGGAATACAATTCATCATTCAGCTTTTTAGCGGCGCATTCAACGGCCTAAGGTATCCGGAGTCATATACAGATGAGGAAAAAATGTTACTTAAAGAGCAGGCCGGCCTTTCTTTGCACAAAGATGCTAATAAGCAGATATACGAATCAAAGATGGATATCGGGAGAATCCACGCTCGCATTTGCCGCATGGGCCAGATGTATGCCAAGATCGACAATAATGGCGATGTATTCCGCTGTTGCGCATCAGGTAGCCCCAAATTGGGTAATATATTTAATGGTGGCTTGCAATTGTTGGATAAACCCCAGGCGTGCGAAATTAACCCTTGCCCGTGTTGGAAGGCTATGATAGTAGGAGAAGAAGAGGTCTGGCTTAAGAATTGGGAATATCAAAAGCATCGGAAAGAAGGTAATTCCATTGAGGGAGGTGGTAACTTGGAGTCGTCTCTTAATATCAAGGAGACCATCCCGAGAGAATCAATTCCTCCCCACCGCGTATTTTTTACTTGGGATATCCATTATAGATGCAACTACAGGTGCACATATTGTAATGCCCCAAAGCCGGGGCAGGGAGGCTTTATTGAGGCGCGATACCTGCCGATTGATAAATGGTTAGCTATTTGGGGAGATATTTATGAAAGGTACGGCAGGTGCCAGATACAGTTATCGGGAGGCGAGCCGTTTATTTATCCCGGAGCCATGGATTTAGTAATACAGCTTTCTAAAATACATACCTTGGAATTTTCAACTAACTTTTATTGGGACATCGAGCCTTTTATACAAAATGTTAGTCCGGACAGAGCGCGGATAGGCGTAAGTTTTCATCCCGAATTTGCTGATTTCGGTTCATTCTTAGACAAAGCCTTAAGGTTAAAAAGAAACGGGTTTGAAGTGTGGGTAAATTACGTAGCTTATCCCGCCTTACTAAAAGACATGCCGGGATATAAACTTGAAATAGAGAGAGCGGGGATGCATTTTTCAATTTTGCCGTTCACGGGGCAATTTGAAGGGAGGGTATTTCCCGGGGGATATACTGAGCGCGAAATGATGGTTATAAATGAGGGGTATGTGGCGGCCGACGAAGTCAATAAAAAAACAATAGATTGGAATATGGGTGAACAAAAGAACAAGACCAAAGGAAAATTATGCCGCATGGGGCAAATGTACGGAAAGATCCGTCCTAATGGATTGGTGCATAGGTGTTGCGGCACCCCGGCTAGTGAGTTGGGCAACATAATCGATGGGACGTTTAAGTTATCGGAGGAACCCCTGGCTTGTGAGTCAGAGCAGTGTCCTTGCTGGCGATGTATGCTTGTATCGGATGAAGGGCAGTGGTCAACCCATTGGGTTATACCTCATAAGCGCTAGGATATTAATGGAAAAACTGAATAACAAACGGATTACATTCTCTTGGGATATACATTATGCCTGTAATTATCGTTGTCCGTATTGTTGGTATGCGGCGGACGGGACGTTTTTAAAAAATAAAAATAAATACCTACCATTTAAAAAGCTGATAGATATCTGGACCGACATGCATAGAAAACACGGTTCCTTATGGATTGATATAATCGGAGGCGAGCCGTTTATCTATCCTGATTTTAACGAGATAATCAGAGAGCTTTCCAAAATGCATTTCATAGAGATTACCTCTAATCTGTCAACTGATCTATCAAGCTCTCTAGGCGGGATAAACCCCGAAATGGTGCGCATCGCAGGGACGCTGCACCCCCTATTCGCAGACCTGCGCGTTTTTATCAGGAACTTACTGGCGCTTAAAGAGCATGGGATAAAAACCTTTGCGCTCTATTTGGCATATCCGCCTCAAATCCCTCTCATTCCGTATTACAGGGAGAAATTCGCTTATTGCGGGATAGACTTCTCGGTAATAACCTTCTGGGGGGAATATAGGGGTGTCAGGTATCCTGAAGGATACAGCCAGGAAGAAATAAATATTATCGAGCCTTTTTTGGGAGAGCGAGGGGAGGAAAAATATCAATTGCGTCCTAAAGAGGTAAAGAGAAAAATATGCCGTGCCGGGCAAATTTACGTAAATCTAAAAGCCGACGGGTCTGCGTATAGATGTGGTTCCCATAAATCCCAATCATTGGGGAACCTGTTTGCGGGTAACTTTCAGTTGCTGGATAAGCCCATGCCGTGCGATTCAGACTTTTGTCCCTGCAATGAATGGGCCGGCTTGTTAGTCGAGACGTGATGCGAGGTTAATCAAAGGACAGACTGAATGAGTAAAATGCTAAGCGGACTTGGAAGGGTCTTTGTGATCCTGACCGATGAACAAAATAAAATCTTGAGGCGCTCCGTTCTTATTGTGGATAACGGTTATTACCCGCAGGAGCACCTGCGCAGCGTTGTAGCGGAAACACAGAGGCGCATTCCGGCTTCCGAGGTCGCAATCCTTTCTTTTGAACATAGAAGAGGCTATCTTCAAGAAAATTTTCCAGATATCAAAGCTGTCTTTCCGGGAAAATGGATTAGGCCGCAAAGATATAGTTTAGCCATTAAGTTGTTAATCCTAAGCAGAAGGGGTTACGATTTTGTGGTTGTAATGTCTTTGGACAAGACGCCGATAATAGTTGCGTTATTGTTCATGAATGCACAGCTCTTTTTATATAATAGATGGAACGAATGGTATCTTTTGAGATTCAGGAACCCTTGGGAGTTTTTAACATTCAGGGAAGGACAGGATATAGCTAAATATAGATCTCGAAACAGCCGGTTTATAAATTTATTTTTATTTATACCCAGACTCATTCTTCATGTTCTCGTATTCATATATTTAGCATCCTATAGTTTATTTCTTCTCTTTTATAGACTTTACAATATTATTAAAATCAGGTTATTGAAGAAATAGAACAAGAGAAGCGACTATGGAAACCGATGTCCGGCAGTTTAGCTCCGATAAAATATTAAAGCATCTGGATCGCGTTAATGAATGGCTCGAGGGACTTAATCCCCCGCCGGTTACCGTTGAGCTGGACATGACAAATTTATGCAACCATAAGTGCCCCGAGTGCGTAGTTAACTATTTCAGAGTCGCCGATAAAAGCGCGCTTTCAGGCGTTACCGCTAAATCCATCATTAGACAATTAGCGAGAGCCAAGGTGAGGGGGTTGATATTCACGGGAGGCGGAGAGCCGCTTTGCAACCCCCATACCTTATCGGCCGTGGAATTGGCGAAGGCTAGCGGGTTAGACGTAGGCTTTATCACCAACGGCGCGCTCTTAAATCAAAAGATAGCAGGGGCTTTATTAGAGAGCTGCACTTGGATTAGGGTATCTCTGGATGCCGGCTCGCCGCGGGCGTTCCAGTCTACCCACGGCATGAATGATAGTGAGTTCCGTAAGGTCGTTGATAATATCGGGGTTTTGACAGGTCTCAAGAGAAAAATGAAAAACAGATGCACCGTAGGCGTCGGTTTTCTTACCTGTGATTATACGACTACCGATATGGAGAAGGCGGCGGCATTGAGTAAAAGGATGGGCGTTGATTACCTGCAGTTTAGGCCGATGCAGATCCATAGAGGTGGAAAATTTGGGTATCATTGGTTAGACGTGCAGGCCAATATAAAAAAGTGCCTAAGATATTCCGGAAATGGTTTCCAGGTGCTTTATTCCAAACACAAATATGATATGGCCCACGACCCGCGTTTCGGCAGGCATTATCGGAAATGTTACGGGCATCAATTCGCGACGGTAGTAGCTGCGGATGCCAAGATGTATCTTTGTTGCCACACCCGCGGATACAAAAAATACTGTATCGGAGACCTGAAAAAAGATTCTTTTAAGAAAATCTGGAATTCCAAGAGGAGAAAAACGGTAGCCAAAAGGATTGATTTTAAGGACTGCATTCCTTTATGCCGCGATAATACTTTTAATCAGATACTGTGGAATATAAAACAAAACAGGGAGCACGTGAATTTTCTATAGCAATCTCATGAAACGGCATAGTAACCCAGGAAATAAATTCTTGGTTATCAAGACAGTATCGGGTTATGTATTAAAAGGGTTTATTAGCGCAGCAGTTTTTTTAATAATTTTAGAAGCGGCACTGCAGATAACCGGGACAGCATATCTAAGATTAAAATATACAATTAAAAACCCGGAAGCGCTAAAGGACGATTCTTTACGCATAATGTTTATAGGGGATTCCTGGACGCAGGGGGCTGACGCAGCCCCGGGGCCGGGATATGTAATGCTGGTGACGCAAGAATTGAACCGCCTTTACCCTGTTAAAAGCATCCAGGTATATAATTTTGCCTTAGGCAGCACGAATTCATCGCAGGCAATACATCAGTTTTTAGACAACTATCGCAATATAAAACCCGATATATTGGTGGTTTTGACAGGGGCAAATAACGGATGGAATACCCAAGATATTATAACCGCCCGCAAGCGCATTAGAAACGGGATAATTAATTATAATGAGCTGGAAAACACTAGTTTTGCCGAACAGTCCGCCAACTTTTTTAAAAAATTGAAGATCGCAAAGTTATATAACTTGATTTCGTACAATATATTTTATAAATCCCAGGAAATCAAGATTCCCCTGCCCGACAATGAATACCTTCTTGGTTACCATAAAATTTTTAATGCTACCAGGGATCCAGAAAAAGCAAGATTATATTTAATAAATAACTATAAGGAAAATACGACTGATTACAATGATCTTTATAAAGCAACGCGGCATTCCTTTGGAGGCGACATAGAAAAAACCTTAAATTATTTAAAAAATAAAAACATGCTCAAACTTAATTTGATTAGCGAGAAAATAGATATAAAGAAGGATAGAACCAGTCGGTCTCTTCATTTGAAAATCCTGGAAGAGAATCTGACGGATTTGAAAGACCTGTGCGACCAGGAAGGCATAATAATGGTTGTAGAGAATTATCCTTATAATAGTATGCAGTTTAGAGCTGTCAACGATGCCCTCGGCAGAATATCTTCAAGGATAAATGCAGTCTATGTAAATCATTACGGGTATTTCAAGGATAAAGTTGGCTATGAAGAATGGGATAAGGTTATGACTAAGTCGCACGTTAATTATAAAGGTCACGAGTATATGGCGGACAATCTGGTTGAGATATTGAGCGCTGCTATTGCTACTCAAGAGAGAAGCAAAAAAGATAGGGAGAATATGAATTCTGAAAAATGAAACGCGGCCCCCTGAACAATAGATTGCATGCGGCTTGGGAGATTTTTTATAGGTGTAATTATAGGTGTCCCTATTGTTTTTTCTACGAGAGTTGGGCAGACCGCAGGATAAGCTATAAGCATGTACCAGCTGAGAAATGGATTGAATGCTGGGACAGAGTTTATGATAGATACGGGAGTGTAAATATCTGTATATCCGGCGGAGAGCCGTTTATCTATCCCGGCTTTATGAAGATAGTCGCCGAGCTGTCCAAGAGACACGCGCTGACGATTGTGACCAATTTATCATGGGAAACCGAGATATTTGTTAATACAGTATTTCCTCAAAGAGTGGCTATTCATCCGAGTTTGCACCCCTTGTTTGCCGATTTAGGAATTTTTAAGAGTAAATTAAGACGCTTAAGAGAGAAGGGATTTGATGCTACGCCGACATGCGTAGGCTATCCTCCCCTATTGAAAAAAGCCTTAGATATTAAGAAAGAATTAGAAAACGATAGATTTGGCTTGGTGGTTTCTCCGTTTTCTGGGGTGTACAATGGGATTCTGTATCCCCAGGGATATACTGATGAGGAGAGGCGTCTTGTAGGCATGCTCTCTGCAGATGACCCTAAGATGAAAAAATACCAGTTGGAAAAAGCTCCTACTAAAGGCAAATTGTGCAGTGCCGGGCAGGCATATATAAGGGTTCATCCGGATGGTGACATTTTCCGTTGTGCGCATGCTATTAAACCGATGGGCAATATTCTAACTGATGATTTTAGCCTTTTGAAAGAACCGCAACCTTGTGAAGCGAATTCCTGTGAATGCGGGAATGAGCTGGTACACATTATCGACGATAAAACGACTAAATCAGAGAACATTTTAAGCGTTGACTCCTCATTTGTCAGGAAAGAACTAATAGTCGGTGGATACCCCTATCGTTTGCGCGTGGAAATATCTAATGCCTGCAATTTAAGATGTACGTCTTCAAAAGAGGCTTTCAGCAGATGTCCGCAGTGGGAGATTAACAATGCGGCTCCTGTTTTGATGTCATTTGATTTTTTTAAAAAGATTGCGGATGAGACTGGACGGTATCTTACCCATGCCGAACTTTATAATTACGGCGAGCCTTTCATGAATCCCCGCGCCGTTGATATGATACGTTACCTTAAGCAGATAAATCCAGAGGTTATTATTGAGATGCATACGAACGGGCATTATTTTAAGACTGAGAAGAAAAGAGAAGATATTATCAATTCAGGTTTAGATATTTTGTCGTTTTCTGTAGACGGTATCACCCAAGAGGTATATGAGAAGTATCGTATCGGCGGGGATTTAGAGACGGTGCTTAGAGCTATCAGGGGAATCTGCGCTTTGAAAAAATCGATGAATATGCTGAAACCAAGGGTGATTTTTCAATTTATCGTATTTGAGCATAACTTCCATGAAGCGCCGAAGGTCGAAGAATTTGCCAAAGAGTTAGGGGCGGATGAGGTGGCTTTAAAGACCGATATCTTTAACCTCAGGCCCGAATTGAAGATTTCGCACGCGGATATCTATAGCGCCGTCGTCGGCCTTCAAAGCAAGGATAGCAGAGACAATTTTTTTAAGAAGGACGAAGATGCCGGCCGTCAGTTTTGCGATTTTCCTTGGGTTTATCCGACTATTCTTGCGGA from Patescibacteria group bacterium includes these protein-coding regions:
- a CDS encoding radical SAM protein, translating into MGKMKEISCGIYESYGSCHIRFSGGEPFVCPDFIQFLRVLSEYHTLEVSTNLSADVNNLKERLCPEGLLLSSSFHPQFIDIHEFLKKVLFLKNSGFDISVTFVAYPPFLAQLKYYRETIENNGIQFIIQLFSGAFNGLRYPESYTDEEKMLLKEQAGLSLHKDANKQIYESKMDIGRIHARICRMGQMYAKIDNNGDVFRCCASGSPKLGNIFNGGLQLLDKPQACEINPCPCWKAMIVGEEEVWLKNWEYQKHRKEGNSIEGGGNLESSLNIKETIPRESIPPHRVFFTWDIHYRCNYRCTYCNAPKPGQGGFIEARYLPIDKWLAIWGDIYERYGRCQIQLSGGEPFIYPGAMDLVIQLSKIHTLEFSTNFYWDIEPFIQNVSPDRARIGVSFHPEFADFGSFLDKALRLKRNGFEVWVNYVAYPALLKDMPGYKLEIERAGMHFSILPFTGQFEGRVFPGGYTEREMMVINEGYVAADEVNKKTIDWNMGEQKNKTKGKLCRMGQMYGKIRPNGLVHRCCGTPASELGNIIDGTFKLSEEPLACESEQCPCWRCMLVSDEGQWSTHWVIPHKR
- a CDS encoding radical SAM protein codes for the protein MEKLNNKRITFSWDIHYACNYRCPYCWYAADGTFLKNKNKYLPFKKLIDIWTDMHRKHGSLWIDIIGGEPFIYPDFNEIIRELSKMHFIEITSNLSTDLSSSLGGINPEMVRIAGTLHPLFADLRVFIRNLLALKEHGIKTFALYLAYPPQIPLIPYYREKFAYCGIDFSVITFWGEYRGVRYPEGYSQEEINIIEPFLGERGEEKYQLRPKEVKRKICRAGQIYVNLKADGSAYRCGSHKSQSLGNLFAGNFQLLDKPMPCDSDFCPCNEWAGLLVET
- a CDS encoding radical SAM protein, encoding METDVRQFSSDKILKHLDRVNEWLEGLNPPPVTVELDMTNLCNHKCPECVVNYFRVADKSALSGVTAKSIIRQLARAKVRGLIFTGGGEPLCNPHTLSAVELAKASGLDVGFITNGALLNQKIAGALLESCTWIRVSLDAGSPRAFQSTHGMNDSEFRKVVDNIGVLTGLKRKMKNRCTVGVGFLTCDYTTTDMEKAAALSKRMGVDYLQFRPMQIHRGGKFGYHWLDVQANIKKCLRYSGNGFQVLYSKHKYDMAHDPRFGRHYRKCYGHQFATVVAADAKMYLCCHTRGYKKYCIGDLKKDSFKKIWNSKRRKTVAKRIDFKDCIPLCRDNTFNQILWNIKQNREHVNFL
- a CDS encoding SGNH/GDSL hydrolase family protein translates to MKRHSNPGNKFLVIKTVSGYVLKGFISAAVFLIILEAALQITGTAYLRLKYTIKNPEALKDDSLRIMFIGDSWTQGADAAPGPGYVMLVTQELNRLYPVKSIQVYNFALGSTNSSQAIHQFLDNYRNIKPDILVVLTGANNGWNTQDIITARKRIRNGIINYNELENTSFAEQSANFFKKLKIAKLYNLISYNIFYKSQEIKIPLPDNEYLLGYHKIFNATRDPEKARLYLINNYKENTTDYNDLYKATRHSFGGDIEKTLNYLKNKNMLKLNLISEKIDIKKDRTSRSLHLKILEENLTDLKDLCDQEGIIMVVENYPYNSMQFRAVNDALGRISSRINAVYVNHYGYFKDKVGYEEWDKVMTKSHVNYKGHEYMADNLVEILSAAIATQERSKKDRENMNSEK
- a CDS encoding radical SAM protein, which translates into the protein MKRGPLNNRLHAAWEIFYRCNYRCPYCFFYESWADRRISYKHVPAEKWIECWDRVYDRYGSVNICISGGEPFIYPGFMKIVAELSKRHALTIVTNLSWETEIFVNTVFPQRVAIHPSLHPLFADLGIFKSKLRRLREKGFDATPTCVGYPPLLKKALDIKKELENDRFGLVVSPFSGVYNGILYPQGYTDEERRLVGMLSADDPKMKKYQLEKAPTKGKLCSAGQAYIRVHPDGDIFRCAHAIKPMGNILTDDFSLLKEPQPCEANSCECGNELVHIIDDKTTKSENILSVDSSFVRKELIVGGYPYRLRVEISNACNLRCTSSKEAFSRCPQWEINNAAPVLMSFDFFKKIADETGRYLTHAELYNYGEPFMNPRAVDMIRYLKQINPEVIIEMHTNGHYFKTEKKREDIINSGLDILSFSVDGITQEVYEKYRIGGDLETVLRAIRGICALKKSMNMLKPRVIFQFIVFEHNFHEAPKVEEFAKELGADEVALKTDIFNLRPELKISHADIYSAVVGLQSKDSRDNFFKKDEDAGRQFCDFPWVYPTILADGRVVICCRDGRYESLVGAIGGRTLIQVWNNEAAQEFRRRFLEEDTKPYPCSLCECRPKNNSITVGEKCSCRN